One Deltaproteobacteria bacterium genomic region harbors:
- a CDS encoding prephenate dehydrogenase — MLERIVIVGLGLIGGSLALALRRARPDTWIAGVDVDARTRDLAIDERAVDAATTLDLAPLETCDAVVLCTPAQPLLEMLPLVAARMRPGALLTDVCGAKERICAAAATQDRVVFIGGHPMAGTEFRGFVAAHPALFFGSTVALCPPVGASDETARRDAIRRVRDLWTASGAEKLLDVEPDDHDRAVTVASHLPYLAAAAVAQALIESGGEAALARELAAGGFRDTTRLAGDGTVSGAAALNRFVPGAARALADRLRTLADALERSPEEALRRLSAVADDRRRMRLPPLATPLPSRPFPR, encoded by the coding sequence ATGCTCGAGCGTATCGTCATCGTCGGCCTCGGCCTCATCGGCGGCTCGCTCGCGCTCGCGCTGCGGCGTGCGCGACCCGATACCTGGATCGCCGGAGTCGACGTCGACGCGCGCACCCGGGACCTGGCGATCGACGAGCGGGCCGTGGACGCCGCGACCACGCTCGATCTCGCTCCCCTCGAAACCTGCGACGCCGTCGTCCTCTGCACGCCAGCACAGCCCTTGCTCGAGATGCTTCCCCTCGTCGCCGCCCGGATGCGTCCGGGAGCGCTGCTCACCGACGTCTGTGGAGCGAAGGAGCGGATCTGCGCGGCCGCCGCGACACAGGATCGCGTCGTCTTCATCGGCGGGCATCCGATGGCGGGGACGGAATTCCGCGGATTCGTGGCTGCGCATCCTGCGCTGTTCTTCGGATCCACGGTGGCGCTCTGCCCGCCTGTCGGCGCCAGCGACGAGACGGCGCGGCGGGACGCGATCCGGCGCGTGCGCGACCTATGGACCGCGTCGGGAGCGGAGAAGCTGCTCGACGTGGAGCCCGACGACCACGATCGGGCGGTCACCGTCGCTTCGCACCTTCCGTATCTCGCCGCCGCCGCAGTGGCGCAGGCGCTGATCGAGTCCGGCGGCGAGGCCGCGCTGGCGCGGGAGCTGGCCGCCGGCGGGTTTCGCGACACGACCCGCCTCGCAGGTGACGGGACGGTGAGCGGCGCCGCGGCGCTCAACCGGTTCGTGCCAGGCGCCGCGCGCGCGCTCGCGGATCGTCTGCGCACGCTCGCGGACGCGCTCGAGCGCAGCCCCGAGGAGGCGCTTCGGCGGCTGTCAGCCGTGGCCGACGACCGGCGGCGGATGCGCCTTCCTCCCTTGGCTACACCGCTTCCTAGCCGGCCGTTCCCGCGGTAG
- a CDS encoding glycosyltransferase family 4 protein, which translates to MSVRVAHLIYGLWLGGLEQLVVHLAARSRARGIDSCIVALGEDGPVRPLAQEQGIDVEVLPVDGMSVSALLGIRRALEKHGATVLHAHDLGPWLNAVAVRALRPRTRVMATFHEQRTPQGKKRHAAVLAAHATDALVACGDKVRQDILDWAPAGARVPVIANGVPLEASAFAAREAARAELFVPEDAVAIGYAGTLREIKGPDRLLQSFLDKFADRGDVHLYLIGAGVMEDSLRAAARGHGNVHFTGLIPNASRLLPALDVYAQTSLSEGRSLSMLEAMAVGLPTLAHDLQPVREIHRHEETALLVPLGDRAGLGSALQRLAGDPVLRARLGANAREQARRHSIEPMVDAYEALYRELAARS; encoded by the coding sequence ATGAGCGTCCGCGTCGCCCACCTGATCTACGGGCTGTGGCTGGGCGGCCTGGAGCAGCTCGTGGTGCACCTCGCGGCGCGCAGCCGCGCCCGTGGCATCGACTCCTGCATCGTCGCGCTCGGAGAGGACGGACCGGTCCGGCCGCTCGCGCAGGAGCAGGGCATCGACGTCGAGGTGCTCCCCGTCGACGGCATGAGCGTCTCGGCGCTGCTCGGGATTCGCCGCGCGCTCGAGAAGCACGGCGCGACGGTGCTGCACGCGCACGATCTCGGCCCCTGGCTCAACGCCGTCGCGGTCCGCGCCTTGCGTCCGAGGACCCGCGTCATGGCGACCTTCCACGAACAGCGCACGCCACAGGGAAAGAAGCGGCACGCTGCGGTGCTGGCGGCGCACGCGACCGACGCTCTGGTCGCCTGCGGCGACAAGGTACGGCAGGACATCCTCGACTGGGCGCCGGCCGGCGCGCGCGTGCCGGTGATCGCGAACGGCGTCCCGCTCGAGGCGAGCGCCTTCGCCGCGCGGGAGGCGGCGCGCGCCGAACTGTTCGTACCCGAAGACGCCGTGGCCATCGGCTACGCCGGGACGTTGCGCGAAATCAAGGGGCCGGATCGGCTGCTGCAGTCGTTTCTCGACAAGTTCGCGGACCGCGGCGACGTGCACCTGTACTTGATCGGCGCCGGCGTGATGGAAGATTCCCTGCGCGCTGCCGCGCGAGGGCACGGCAACGTCCATTTCACCGGGTTGATCCCGAACGCCTCGCGCCTTCTTCCAGCGCTCGACGTCTACGCCCAGACCTCGTTGAGCGAAGGCAGATCGCTGAGCATGCTGGAAGCGATGGCCGTGGGCCTTCCCACGCTGGCGCACGACCTGCAGCCGGTTCGTGAGATCCACCGGCACGAGGAGACCGCGCTGCTCGTCCCGCTCGGCGATCGCGCCGGTCTCGGCTCGGCGCTGCAGCGGCTCGCCGGCGATCCGGTGCTCCGCGCCCGCCTCGGGGCGAATGCGCGGGAACAGGCGCGGCGCCATTCCATCGAGCCGATGGTCGACGCGTACGAGGCACTCTACCGCGAGCTCGCTGCCCGGTCGTGA
- the yedA gene encoding drug/metabolite exporter YedA: MKTDRSRVLLALGSLYVIWGSTFLGIRIALEGYPPLMLAGLRFAIAGGVTYAWVRARGVPPPTRTQWRSSLIVGTLLTCANACVVIAEQWVSSGVAAVAIASVPLWVALIAGLFGRWPSGGEWLGLAVGLAGVAILQTGGDLRASPAGAAVLTVSCASWALGSIWSRRLPLPTGLMSSAAQMLAGGFVLLVFAVLHGERITAVPSLRATAALGYLIVAGSIIGYSAYQFLLSRVRPTLAASYAYVNPVVAVGLGAAVAGESVAPRAVGALALILGGVAMLAIRRQAA, translated from the coding sequence ATGAAGACCGATCGCTCCCGCGTCCTGCTCGCTCTCGGATCGCTCTACGTGATCTGGGGGTCCACGTTCCTCGGGATCCGGATCGCGCTCGAGGGCTATCCGCCGCTGATGCTCGCCGGTCTTCGCTTCGCAATCGCGGGTGGCGTGACCTACGCCTGGGTGCGCGCCCGCGGCGTTCCGCCGCCGACGCGGACGCAATGGCGGTCCTCGTTGATCGTGGGAACGCTTCTGACGTGCGCGAATGCCTGCGTGGTGATCGCCGAGCAGTGGGTGAGCTCGGGCGTTGCCGCGGTGGCGATCGCGTCGGTGCCGCTCTGGGTGGCTCTCATCGCCGGCCTTTTTGGACGCTGGCCTTCGGGCGGCGAATGGCTCGGTCTCGCCGTCGGACTGGCCGGCGTGGCGATCCTGCAGACCGGCGGGGATCTCCGCGCGAGCCCGGCCGGTGCCGCGGTGCTCACGGTGAGCTGCGCGAGCTGGGCGCTCGGCTCGATCTGGAGCCGCCGACTGCCGCTGCCCACGGGATTGATGTCGAGCGCCGCGCAGATGCTCGCCGGAGGGTTCGTGCTACTCGTGTTCGCCGTGCTCCACGGCGAACGGATCACCGCCGTGCCTTCGCTGCGCGCGACCGCGGCGCTCGGATACCTGATCGTCGCCGGCTCGATCATCGGGTACAGCGCGTACCAGTTCCTGCTCTCCCGCGTGCGGCCCACGCTCGCCGCAAGCTACGCCTACGTCAATCCGGTGGTCGCGGTCGGCCTTGGCGCGGCGGTAGCCGGAGAGAGCGTCGCGCCGCGCGCGGTGGGAGCGCTCGCGCTGATTCTCGGTGGAGTCGCCATGCTGGCGATCCGTCGCCAGGCCGCGTAG
- a CDS encoding ATP-binding cassette domain-containing protein — MIQVQDVTKAFAGRKLFENVGTAFPPGRRYGLTGPNGAGKTTFMKILAGDLEPDTGTVSRPRRFSVLKQDQYAFEDKKVLDVVLMGNATLWEAMQEKERLLAQAHLSDEDGARLGELEGVIAEEDGYSAEAQAATLLEGLGVYEEDQGRRMKEVTGGNKVRVLLAQALFGKPTALLLDEPTNSLDLDSIHWLEDFLLQYEGTLVVISHDRHFLNAICTHIADIDYETIITYVGNYDDMVRAKAQVRSRIEAENADKMKKRAQLQEFVARFSAGTRASQVQSRIKQLEKLSVADVKKSNIARPFIKFEQKRPSGKQTLTIDGLTKGFDRTLFENFSALVTKGEKVAVVGRNGVGKTTLLRTLIGELEPGAGKISWGHEAQVGYMPQDVKPIIPTNTTCFDYLHDIDPSAGNEEIRGLLGRMLFRGDEGMKPTKALSGGEAVRLLFCKLMLTKPNVLVLDEPTNHLDLEAISALGEGLANYPGTAVFVAHDRDLIDTAATRILAFHHGGLEDFAGDYETFLEKHGGFIDAR, encoded by the coding sequence ATGATTCAGGTCCAGGACGTCACCAAGGCATTTGCAGGCAGGAAGCTGTTCGAGAACGTCGGCACGGCGTTCCCGCCGGGCCGGCGCTACGGGCTCACGGGGCCGAATGGCGCGGGCAAGACCACGTTCATGAAGATCCTCGCCGGCGATCTCGAGCCCGACACCGGTACGGTGTCGAGGCCGAGGCGCTTCTCCGTGCTCAAGCAGGACCAATACGCATTCGAGGACAAGAAAGTCCTCGACGTCGTGCTCATGGGCAACGCAACGCTCTGGGAAGCCATGCAGGAGAAGGAGCGCCTGCTCGCGCAGGCCCATCTCAGCGACGAGGACGGCGCGCGCCTCGGCGAGCTCGAAGGCGTCATCGCCGAAGAGGACGGGTACTCGGCGGAAGCGCAGGCGGCCACGTTGCTGGAAGGTCTCGGAGTGTACGAGGAGGATCAGGGCCGCCGGATGAAGGAGGTCACCGGCGGCAACAAGGTGCGCGTGCTGCTCGCGCAGGCGCTGTTCGGGAAACCGACGGCGTTGCTCCTCGACGAGCCCACCAACTCGCTCGACCTCGACTCCATCCACTGGCTGGAGGACTTCCTCCTCCAGTACGAGGGTACGCTGGTGGTGATCTCGCACGACCGGCACTTCCTCAACGCCATCTGCACCCACATCGCGGACATCGATTACGAGACGATCATCACCTACGTCGGCAACTATGACGACATGGTGCGCGCCAAGGCGCAGGTGCGCAGCCGCATCGAGGCGGAGAACGCCGACAAGATGAAGAAGCGCGCGCAGCTGCAGGAGTTCGTCGCGCGCTTTTCCGCGGGCACCCGCGCTTCCCAGGTGCAAAGCCGCATCAAGCAGCTCGAGAAGCTGTCGGTGGCGGATGTGAAGAAGTCGAACATCGCCCGCCCGTTCATCAAGTTCGAGCAGAAGCGGCCGAGCGGGAAGCAGACGCTGACCATCGATGGCCTCACCAAGGGTTTCGACCGCACCCTCTTCGAGAACTTTTCGGCGCTGGTCACCAAGGGGGAGAAGGTGGCCGTCGTCGGCCGCAACGGAGTGGGAAAGACGACGCTCCTGCGCACCCTGATCGGCGAATTGGAGCCCGGTGCCGGGAAGATCAGCTGGGGCCACGAGGCGCAGGTGGGGTACATGCCGCAGGACGTGAAGCCGATCATCCCCACCAACACCACCTGTTTCGACTACCTGCACGACATCGATCCCAGCGCGGGGAACGAGGAGATCCGCGGCCTGCTCGGGCGCATGCTCTTCCGCGGCGACGAAGGGATGAAGCCGACCAAGGCCCTGAGCGGCGGCGAGGCGGTGCGCCTGCTGTTCTGCAAGCTGATGCTGACGAAGCCCAACGTGCTGGTGCTCGACGAGCCGACGAACCACCTCGATCTCGAGGCGATCTCCGCGCTCGGAGAAGGCTTGGCGAACTATCCCGGCACGGCGGTCTTCGTCGCGCACGACCGGGATTTGATCGACACGGCGGCGACCCGCATCCTCGCCTTCCACCACGGAGGGCTGGAGGACTTTGCCGGCGACTACGAGACGTTCCTCGAAAAGCACGGCGGCTTCATCGACGCCCGGTGA
- a CDS encoding glycosyltransferase family 4 protein, protein MIPVLHLRQGTALYGADRAVLALSASMPRPYLPIVGAIGRPGTRIALAEEARRRGLAAVRFESTSRFDLRCARAVARVALEQGVGLLHAHDFKALFVAIVAGVLARVPVVATFHGDTRSTLAVRAYEMAARILGNFTRGVAAVSRALERTLRRWVRAAPVAFVPNGLPPCVPASEAERAAARARFDVAEQAYCIAVIGRLAAEKGHRVLLEAVRQVRATVLVAGDGPLADELRDEARLLDVRFLGYLDDARDVFAAADVVAIPSLTEGLPLTALEAMAAGRCVVASAVGELPELLAGGAGVLVPAGDAAALSDALAALRLPAAREKVEQSALERARGYGVAAMARAYASLYGRALAGSRSSR, encoded by the coding sequence GTGATTCCCGTCCTTCATCTCCGGCAAGGAACGGCCCTCTACGGTGCCGATCGCGCCGTGCTTGCGCTCTCGGCATCGATGCCGCGTCCCTATCTGCCGATCGTCGGGGCCATCGGACGGCCGGGAACGCGGATCGCCCTGGCGGAGGAAGCCCGGCGCCGCGGTCTGGCGGCGGTGCGATTCGAGAGCACCTCCCGGTTCGATCTGCGCTGTGCGCGCGCGGTGGCCCGCGTGGCGCTCGAGCAGGGCGTCGGACTGCTGCACGCGCACGACTTCAAGGCGCTGTTCGTCGCCATCGTCGCCGGCGTCCTTGCGCGCGTACCCGTGGTGGCGACGTTCCACGGCGATACCCGGAGCACGCTCGCAGTCCGCGCCTACGAGATGGCCGCCCGCATCCTGGGAAACTTCACCCGGGGAGTTGCGGCCGTCTCCCGCGCGCTGGAGCGCACGCTGCGGCGTTGGGTGCGCGCGGCACCCGTTGCCTTCGTCCCCAATGGGCTTCCGCCCTGCGTGCCCGCCTCGGAGGCGGAGCGCGCCGCCGCGCGGGCGAGATTCGACGTCGCGGAGCAAGCTTATTGCATCGCAGTGATCGGCCGGCTGGCCGCGGAGAAGGGACACCGCGTGCTGCTCGAGGCCGTCCGCCAGGTGCGCGCGACGGTGCTCGTCGCCGGCGACGGACCTCTCGCGGACGAGCTCCGCGACGAGGCCCGCCTCCTCGACGTGCGCTTCCTCGGGTATCTCGACGACGCGCGCGACGTGTTCGCAGCCGCGGACGTCGTCGCCATACCATCCCTCACCGAAGGGCTTCCGCTCACCGCACTCGAGGCGATGGCGGCAGGCCGCTGCGTCGTGGCCAGCGCAGTCGGCGAGCTCCCCGAGCTTCTCGCTGGCGGCGCCGGCGTGCTGGTACCTGCGGGTGACGCCGCCGCGCTGTCGGATGCCCTCGCCGCGCTGCGACTCCCGGCGGCGCGCGAAAAGGTCGAGCAGAGCGCGCTGGAACGCGCTCGCGGCTACGGTGTCGCAGCGATGGCCCGCGCGTACGCCTCGCTGTACGGCCGCGCGCTCGCAGGCTCGAGAAGCTCGCGGTAA
- the aroF gene encoding 3-deoxy-7-phosphoheptulonate synthase: MLREIADREAAAKAKDIDLKVGYQGEPGAYGEVAAAAHGGIPRGFASFEKLLEALRDGEIDEAVLPMENAVVGAITEALEPFAAFVSEGLELVAVALTSVPVRLSLAARPGTPLAAVKRAWSHPAALRQCTRRLAQMGIERVVCYDTAGAAQIVAHDASTDAAVCSRRAAERYGLEVLVEDVSDKEQNGTRFVHLRMADHARAQVSLAFLRTSSMTATGRLDVLTGATLLPLAGSAEFPVRMWVLGADAARLQALAPARDVQVISLGQPAAHAAKITPPKQGTEPVVKSLPHATARKAPTVVEVGPLRIGAGARAVIAGPCSVESAEQVMRIAREVASCGATALRGGIFKPRTNPYAFQGHGLEALDWLVAAGKSTGLPVVTEVMAVDQVRPVAEKADVLQIGARNMQNFDLLRAVGRAGRPVLLKRGAGSTVDEWLGAAEYVMAAGELRVILCERGIRTFETATRNTLDVGGMLAARPLTHLPIIADPSHAAGRADLVEGLARAAWSAGADGLIVEVHDDPARALSDAEQALVPARFAELARNLALHPDARLPLAQLRAWVDAIDHDLGVLVQRRLEVAKVIGDSKRQTGRAVLDPRREAAVRRTYQEALPGSKLLADKLVDLLLEAAKAQQSIDED, translated from the coding sequence GTGCTGCGGGAAATCGCGGACCGGGAAGCTGCTGCGAAGGCGAAGGACATCGACCTGAAGGTCGGATACCAGGGCGAGCCGGGCGCATACGGCGAAGTGGCCGCGGCGGCCCATGGCGGGATTCCGCGGGGATTTGCGAGCTTCGAAAAGCTGCTCGAGGCGTTGCGTGACGGCGAGATCGACGAAGCCGTCCTGCCGATGGAAAACGCGGTGGTCGGCGCGATCACCGAGGCGCTCGAGCCGTTCGCGGCCTTCGTCTCCGAGGGCCTGGAGCTCGTCGCCGTCGCCCTCACCAGCGTCCCGGTCCGCCTCTCGCTCGCGGCGCGGCCCGGTACGCCGCTCGCCGCGGTCAAGCGCGCCTGGTCGCACCCCGCCGCCCTTCGCCAATGCACCCGCCGCCTCGCGCAGATGGGGATCGAGCGCGTGGTCTGCTACGACACGGCGGGCGCGGCGCAGATCGTCGCGCACGACGCTTCGACGGATGCCGCGGTCTGCTCGCGCCGCGCCGCCGAGCGCTACGGGCTGGAGGTTCTGGTCGAGGACGTCTCCGACAAGGAGCAGAATGGCACCCGGTTCGTCCATCTGCGGATGGCGGATCACGCGCGCGCGCAGGTTTCGCTCGCCTTCTTGCGCACCAGCAGCATGACGGCAACGGGGCGGCTCGACGTCCTCACCGGCGCGACTCTTCTGCCGCTCGCGGGCAGCGCGGAGTTTCCGGTCCGGATGTGGGTGCTCGGCGCGGACGCCGCCCGGCTGCAGGCGCTTGCTCCGGCGCGCGACGTCCAGGTCATTTCGCTCGGGCAGCCCGCGGCGCACGCCGCGAAGATCACGCCGCCGAAGCAGGGAACGGAACCGGTGGTGAAGTCACTGCCGCACGCGACGGCGCGCAAGGCGCCCACCGTCGTCGAAGTCGGTCCGCTGCGCATCGGGGCAGGCGCCCGCGCGGTGATCGCAGGGCCGTGCTCGGTGGAGAGCGCGGAGCAGGTGATGCGCATCGCGCGCGAGGTCGCCTCCTGCGGCGCCACCGCACTGCGCGGAGGGATCTTCAAGCCGCGCACCAACCCGTACGCCTTCCAGGGCCACGGCCTGGAAGCTCTCGACTGGCTCGTCGCGGCCGGCAAGTCGACCGGCCTGCCGGTGGTCACCGAAGTGATGGCCGTCGACCAGGTGAGACCGGTCGCGGAGAAAGCCGACGTGCTGCAGATCGGCGCTCGCAACATGCAGAACTTCGATCTGCTGCGCGCGGTCGGACGGGCCGGCCGTCCCGTCCTCCTCAAGCGCGGCGCGGGCTCCACGGTCGACGAATGGCTCGGAGCGGCCGAGTACGTGATGGCGGCCGGAGAGCTGCGCGTGATCCTCTGCGAGCGCGGCATCCGCACCTTCGAGACCGCCACGCGGAACACGCTGGACGTCGGCGGCATGCTGGCGGCGAGACCGCTGACGCACTTGCCGATCATCGCCGACCCCTCGCACGCAGCGGGCCGCGCCGACCTGGTGGAAGGCCTCGCACGCGCCGCCTGGTCCGCGGGGGCCGACGGCCTGATCGTGGAGGTGCACGACGACCCCGCGCGGGCCTTGTCCGATGCGGAGCAAGCGCTGGTCCCCGCCCGTTTCGCCGAGCTGGCGCGCAATCTCGCGCTGCATCCCGACGCGCGCCTGCCCCTGGCCCAGCTCCGCGCCTGGGTCGACGCCATCGATCACGATCTCGGCGTCCTCGTGCAGCGCCGGCTGGAGGTGGCGAAAGTGATCGGCGATTCGAAGCGGCAGACGGGACGCGCGGTTCTCGATCCGCGGCGCGAGGCGGCGGTCCGGCGGACGTACCAGGAGGCGTTGCCGGGAAGCAAGCTGCTCGCCGACAAGCTCGTCGATCTGCTCCTCGAAGCAGCGAAGGCGCAGCAGAGCATCGACGAGGATTAG
- a CDS encoding response regulator, protein MRILIVDDDEPFRLALRNAFARRGYEVLLAGSPAEADATVRDHPPQYAVVDLRMPGGSGLDVVRALRGLAKPPQVVVLTGYGTIGTAVEAIRLGAINYLNKPADADEIEAALQGKSPPPPGDVPSLDRQEWEYLNRILADCNGNISEAARRLKMHRRTLQRKLQKHPPKA, encoded by the coding sequence ATGCGCATCCTCATCGTCGACGACGACGAGCCTTTTCGCCTTGCGTTGCGCAACGCGTTCGCGCGCCGCGGGTATGAGGTGCTGCTGGCCGGGTCGCCGGCGGAGGCGGACGCGACCGTCCGCGATCATCCGCCGCAGTACGCGGTCGTGGACCTGAGGATGCCGGGAGGATCGGGGCTCGACGTCGTACGCGCGCTCCGGGGCCTGGCGAAGCCGCCGCAGGTAGTGGTCCTCACCGGCTATGGAACCATCGGGACCGCCGTGGAGGCGATCCGCCTCGGCGCCATCAACTACCTGAACAAGCCGGCCGACGCCGACGAGATCGAGGCAGCGCTCCAGGGAAAGAGTCCACCGCCGCCCGGCGACGTGCCTTCCCTCGATCGCCAGGAATGGGAGTACCTCAACCGGATCCTCGCCGACTGCAACGGCAACATCTCCGAGGCCGCGCGCCGGCTGAAGATGCACCGACGGACGTTGCAGCGAAAGCTGCAGAAGCATCCGCCCAAGGCGTGA
- a CDS encoding glycosyltransferase yields MNATASSTRRRVLALLPGVPLPANTGGALRALTMVRALDQAFETTVLAWARAGEDRHALDRLLEGRVHVADRMGRLDAVFAEGMGFVLGCPAGYCRYGWFPSVLKRLLEAEKFDFIHFDHPHTALTWPQIKRLQPEARLVLDAHNVEAEIMERLAETAPKWQRKGLRWQAARIHELERDLARNVDLVFTCSEKDAEAFREMGAQRVRVMPNTVPPLAPPLVAQRHDVVFVGSLDWRPNADAAVVLAKEIWPRCRALLPCARLVIVGRNPPLHVQALAAHDVSIEGSVPSVRPYLDRAFATAVPLRAGSGTRIKILEAWAAGVPVIASRIAAEGLPYSDGKDLILAEEPGEFARALVRLWRDRQLADDLAREGRHTVEPFTAEKIAEAVARDYRELLEPASARPYSEAYARAIAATP; encoded by the coding sequence GTGAACGCAACTGCCAGCTCGACCCGCCGCCGCGTTCTCGCTCTGCTGCCCGGCGTGCCTCTGCCCGCGAACACCGGCGGTGCCCTGCGCGCGCTGACGATGGTGCGCGCCCTCGACCAGGCTTTCGAGACCACCGTCCTTGCCTGGGCGCGGGCCGGTGAGGATCGACATGCGCTCGATCGCTTGCTCGAGGGGCGTGTGCACGTCGCGGACCGGATGGGTCGCTTGGATGCGGTCTTCGCAGAAGGGATGGGGTTCGTCCTCGGTTGCCCCGCGGGCTATTGCCGCTACGGATGGTTTCCATCGGTGCTCAAGCGCCTCCTCGAGGCGGAGAAGTTCGATTTCATCCATTTCGACCACCCGCACACGGCGTTGACCTGGCCGCAGATCAAGCGCCTGCAGCCGGAAGCGCGGCTGGTGCTCGACGCTCACAACGTCGAAGCGGAAATCATGGAGCGCCTCGCGGAGACCGCCCCGAAGTGGCAGCGCAAGGGCCTGCGCTGGCAGGCTGCGCGCATCCACGAGCTCGAGCGCGACCTCGCCCGCAACGTGGATCTCGTCTTCACCTGCTCCGAGAAGGACGCCGAGGCGTTTCGCGAGATGGGAGCGCAGCGGGTCCGCGTGATGCCCAACACCGTCCCCCCGCTCGCCCCTCCCCTGGTCGCGCAACGCCACGACGTCGTCTTCGTCGGATCCCTCGACTGGCGGCCCAACGCGGACGCGGCGGTCGTGCTGGCCAAGGAGATCTGGCCGCGCTGCCGCGCGCTCCTCCCCTGCGCGCGGCTGGTGATCGTCGGCCGCAACCCGCCGCTGCACGTGCAGGCGCTGGCGGCGCACGACGTCTCCATCGAAGGCAGCGTGCCTTCCGTGCGTCCTTATCTCGATCGGGCGTTTGCAACCGCGGTCCCGCTGCGGGCCGGCTCCGGCACCAGGATCAAGATCCTCGAAGCGTGGGCGGCCGGCGTCCCGGTCATCGCCAGCCGGATCGCCGCCGAAGGACTGCCCTACAGCGACGGCAAGGACTTGATCCTCGCCGAGGAGCCCGGGGAGTTCGCGCGGGCGCTGGTGCGGCTCTGGCGGGATCGGCAGCTCGCGGACGATCTCGCGCGGGAGGGCCGTCACACCGTGGAACCCTTCACCGCGGAAAAAATCGCCGAGGCGGTCGCGCGGGATTACCGCGAGCTTCTCGAGCCTGCGAGCGCGCGGCCGTACAGCGAGGCGTACGCGCGGGCCATCGCTGCGACACCGTAG
- a CDS encoding HAMP domain-containing histidine kinase: MCDMAVRQMAPLTSVESAARINLRWIVRLRWGAVAGQVMAILIARRLVSMALPIAALLAVCGALALANLGVQIWLDRGGRPTDRACALNLLADIAALTALLALSGGRENPFSVLYLVHITIAAVILPARWSIGLALASVIAFSALQIIPSHEIALEAEAPLLHLRGRWIAFVVAAAFISTFSLRMSESLRRRGEELDRARSDAEAAERLAALGTLAAGTAHELNTPLGTIQILAGELAAQLEGDRHSEAEEVRRQVKRCKEIISNMLAPRGGVDLEEPKEFEVAPVLQAAVRRWQEGRPGPRPELSVDPAAVRARARLPVRAFEQAIANLLDNAAEATEGRAAREVRVSLQRVREELQLTVVDNGVGVPEPLLRRIGEPFFTTKEPGRGTGLGLYLARHVVERQGGEMRVDSAEGRGTSVTLTMPEV, encoded by the coding sequence ATGTGCGACATGGCGGTCCGGCAGATGGCCCCCCTGACCAGCGTCGAATCCGCCGCGCGGATCAACCTGCGCTGGATCGTGCGCTTGCGCTGGGGAGCGGTGGCGGGCCAGGTGATGGCGATCCTGATCGCGCGCCGGCTGGTGAGCATGGCGCTGCCGATCGCGGCCCTCCTGGCGGTCTGCGGCGCGCTGGCCCTCGCCAATCTGGGCGTGCAGATCTGGCTCGATCGCGGCGGCAGACCGACCGACCGCGCCTGCGCCTTGAACCTGCTCGCCGACATCGCCGCGCTGACCGCGCTTCTGGCCCTTTCGGGCGGCAGGGAAAATCCTTTTTCCGTGCTCTATCTGGTCCACATCACCATCGCCGCCGTGATCCTGCCGGCGCGCTGGAGCATCGGCCTCGCCCTCGCCAGCGTGATCGCCTTCAGCGCCTTGCAGATCATTCCCTCTCACGAGATCGCCCTCGAGGCCGAAGCGCCGCTCCTGCACCTGCGCGGCCGCTGGATCGCCTTCGTAGTTGCCGCGGCGTTCATCTCCACGTTCTCTCTGCGGATGAGCGAATCGCTGCGCAGGCGCGGAGAGGAGCTCGACCGGGCGCGCTCGGATGCGGAGGCCGCCGAACGACTGGCGGCGCTGGGGACGCTGGCCGCCGGCACCGCGCACGAGCTGAACACGCCGCTCGGCACGATCCAGATCCTCGCCGGCGAGTTGGCGGCGCAGCTCGAAGGAGACCGGCACAGCGAGGCGGAAGAGGTCCGCCGGCAGGTGAAGCGGTGCAAGGAGATCATCAGCAACATGTTGGCGCCGCGCGGTGGTGTCGACCTGGAGGAGCCGAAGGAGTTCGAAGTGGCGCCGGTCCTGCAGGCGGCGGTGCGCCGGTGGCAGGAGGGCCGGCCGGGACCGCGCCCGGAGCTGTCCGTGGATCCGGCGGCGGTCCGCGCGCGCGCGCGGCTTCCCGTGCGCGCCTTCGAGCAGGCGATCGCGAATCTACTCGACAACGCCGCCGAGGCGACCGAAGGCCGGGCCGCGCGCGAGGTGCGCGTCTCGCTGCAGCGGGTCCGCGAGGAGCTGCAGCTCACCGTCGTGGACAACGGCGTGGGTGTTCCCGAGCCGCTCCTGCGACGCATCGGTGAGCCGTTCTTCACCACCAAGGAGCCGGGGCGCGGCACGGGGCTCGGGCTTTATCTCGCACGCCACGTGGTGGAGCGGCAGGGCGGAGAGATGCGCGTCGACTCCGCGGAGGGTCGCGGCACGAGCGTGACCCTGACCATGCCCGAGGTCTGA